A window from Cydia strobilella chromosome 9, ilCydStro3.1, whole genome shotgun sequence encodes these proteins:
- the LOC134744127 gene encoding glutaminyl-peptide cyclotransferase, which translates to MSRFFTYIASAVLCFSLVNTNNALKFYQEKNFHEAQELTDQDIRNIAAMSDMTHFRTVLDKIMIPRVVATPNHAKVNKFIKKEMTARGWNVTEDAFDDHTPVFGTLRFKNIIATLNPNADRYLVLACHYDSKHTREHVFIGATDSAVPCAMMINLAKVMGPKLEKLKQANLSLMFIFFDGEEAFRQWGPTDSIYGARHLAKQWHGMSYKDGANHLQRMDVLVLLDLLGAPDPVFYSYFQSTEKWYVRLASAEQRLAELDQLGGYTKGRAEQTYFRLSSSRSFVEDDHIPFLRRNVDCLHIIPSPFPDVWHTAGDDGSALDFTTIENLNKIMRVFVAEYLHTQA; encoded by the exons ATGTCGCGGTTTTTCACGTATATCGCGTCCGCTGTGCTGTGTTTTAGCTTAGTTAATACTAACAATGCTCTTAAATTTTATCAGGAAAAG AACTTTCATGAAGCTCAAGAATTAACAGACCAGGACATTAGAAACATAGCCGCCATGTCTGAcatgacacattttagaactGTCCTTGACAAGATCATGATCCCTAGAGTGGTTGCGACACCCAACCATGCCAAAGTGAACAAGTTCATCAAGAAAGAGATGACTGCTCGAGGTTGGAATGTGACAGAAGATGCATTTGATGATCATACACCAGTTTTTGGCACATTGCGATTTAAGAACATAATTGCCACATTGAATCCAAATGCAGACAGATATTTGGTGCTGGCATGCCATTATGACAGTAAACATACGAGGGAACATGTGTTTATTG GTGCAACAGATTCCGCAGTACCTTGTGCCATGATGATAAATCTAGCCAAAGTAATGGGCCCAAAGCTAGAGAAATTAAAGCAGGCCAACCTGAGTCTCATGTTCATATTCTTTGATGGAGAGGAGGCCTTCCGGCAATGGGGGCCTACAGACTCCATCTATGGCGCACGGCATTTGGCCAAGCAGTGGCATGGAATGTCTTATAAGGATGGCGCTAATCATTTGCAGAGGATG GACGTCCTAGTGCTTCTAGACCTCCTAGGCGCCCCAGACCCAGTGTTCTACAGCTACTTCCAGTCGACAGAGAAGTGGTACGTGCGGCTGGCGAGTGCAGAACAGCGGCTGGCTGAGCTGGACCAGCTCGGAGGCTACACTAAGGGCAGGGCGGAGCAGACCTACTTCAGGCTGTCAAGCTCCAGGTCTTTTGTGGAAGATGACCATATCCCGTTCTTGAGGAGAA ACGTGGACTGCCTCCACATAATCCCATCCCCGTTCCCCGACGTGTGGCACACCGCCGGCGATGACGGCTCGGCGCTGGACTTCACCACCATCGAGAACCTCAACAAGATCATGCGAGTGTTCGTGGCAGAGTACCTGCACACGCAGGCCTAG